Part of the Candidatus Binatia bacterium genome is shown below.
ATGATGCCGTGAATAATGGCCGCGCCAACCAGAAAAAGGGTGTTAACCCAGACGAGTGTCAGCATTTCCATATTAGCTCCTTCCCCATTCACTCACCCCTACTTCCAGCCGGCTAGGTGGCTTGGTCAGTGAAAAATATATCAAGCTTGCCGCACTCTTACAAAGTCAGCGCAAAACAAATCAATTTCTCAGCGCGGCTCGGCGATCACGTCAACCAGCGCCGGGAGTTTTTTCTCCTTGACAAATTTCAGGGCGCGCTCGATCGCCGGGCGAACGTCGGCCGGGTTCGCGATCGGCCCCTCGGCGTGGACGCCGAAGCCCTCGGCGATTTTTGCGAAATCCACCGCCGGATCGTCGACGTGCGTGCCGATGCCGGCGTTTTCGACCGGCCGCTTGCGGAACTTGGCGACCTCGATACCGTGCTCTTCCGAATTGTAGAAGGACTGGTTGTTGTGCATGACGATGAGCAGTGGAATTTTGTGCTTGGCCGCCGTCCAGAGCGAGCTCGAAGTCATCAACAGGTCGCCGTCCGCTTGGATGTCAATCGATAGTTTGCCGCTGTCTTTCAGTGCCAAGGCCGCGCCGATCGCAGCGCCCGAGCCGTAGCCCACGCCCGCCCCACCGCTGGCGCCGAGATATTGATTGGGCTTGGTGAAGTCCCACAGGCGCCGCGCCCAACCGTTGGACGTGCCGTTCACCAAAACCCAGTCCTCTTTCTTGATCGCTTCGCCGAGCTCGAGCGCCAGCCACGCCGTCGAAACCTGCTTCAACGAGCTTTTGGCTTCGGCGTCGGCGCGCCACTTGGCGCGGCGCGTTTTATGCTTTTCTCCCAGCTCTTTTTGCCTGGCTTCGATGCGCCCTTTGTTTTTGCCGTCGCTGCCGAGAAGCTCGCGGCAGAGGCGCGTCAATTCCGGCACGGCCACCGAGGTGTCGGCGCACATCGGGAGATCCAGCGCCTGCAGCGCGTGATAGTCGCCGGCCCAGGAGTGCACGAGCATGTCGTTCATCGAGATGCTTACGAGCTTGACGCCGGGCGAAGTGACGTACTCGCACGCCCGGGTTTGTTTGCTGACCGTCGTCAGCGAGCCGTAAAGATCCGCCACGTCGAGCGCCAGGATCACATCGGCGTTTTTCAACAACTCCCGCGCGCCGTCGGTCGCGTCCAAGGGATGGGTCGTGGGGAAGTTAAAACGCGCGCCCTTGTCGACGACCGGAATCGCCAGAAGCTCCGCCAGAGCGACCAGGGCGGGAACCGTCTTCGGGTTGCGGCCGAGCGTGTCGGCGATGATGAGCGGCGCTTGCGCGTTCACCAGCAACTCGGCCGCTTTGCGTAGCGCTTCCGGATTCGCCTGCATCGGCGCCAGCGGCGCATAGCGCCTGACGTCGGGGATCTCGAGCTGAGACGTGAGCGCGTCTTCCTGGATGTCGGCATCGTAGTTGATATAGACCGGCGCCATCGGCTCCGTGGTGGCGAGGCGGTAGCCGCGGATGAAAGAATCCGGCACGTCGGCCAGGGAATACGGCTGGTCGTCCCATTTCACGTAGTCCCGCACCTGGTTGCCCTGCACGAGAGCGGTATGGATCCAATCGATCCGCGGCCGCCGCCGCTTGGTGTTCATCGGGCCAGTGCCGCCGAGAACCATCACGGGAACCCGGTCGATGTAGGCGTTGAAAATCGCCATGCTCGCGTGCTGCAGGCCGACCATGTCGTGCGCGATGGCGATCATCGGCTTGCCCTTGGCCTTGGCGTAGCCGTGAGCGACCGCCACCGAAATCTCCTCGTGATTGCAGAAGATCACTTCGGGCATGTAGTTGCCGCCGTAGTTGACGATCGAATCGTGAATGCCGCGAAACGTCGCGCCCGGGTTGAAGGCCGCGTACTCGATATCGAAGGCCTTCATCAAATCGACGATCACGTCGGAGCCGTACTCCGCTCTCTTCTTTTCCACCGGTGCCGCTCTAGCCACTGTTGAAATCCCCTTTCTGAATCGCAGTTATTTCTGGAAAGTTCTTTCTCGTCCGACCGTCTTTTCCCTCACCCTTCCCTCTCCCGGAGGGAGGTTAGAGTGAGGGTAGGACGCGTGAGTAGAAGAGTTGAACCGTACTGACGCTTTTTTAATCTCGTTTCTGCAACAACCCCCGCTGGTAAAACAATTCCAGCGTCTCCAGCAGATCGCCTTCCCTGCCGCCGGTATCCGAGGGCCGGCCGCAATCCAGCGCGGCGATCTGCTCGAGGATTTTTGCCGTCGCGGGGGCGATCACGGCTTCCAATCCGTGATATCGGAAAGTCTGGCGCAGCTCGCGCATCTCCTCGGCGCGCCGGCCCGCGTGAATCGGCAACGCGGCGATGCTCCCGCCGACCTTGCCGACCAGGCCGGGAAAACTCTCTTCGTAGCGGCGCATGATTTCCTGCAATAGATCAAACTTCCTGGCGCCGAGCAACAGCTCCGTGAGAAGTCCCTGCAGGCCTTTCGTCAGCCCGGCGTAGACGATCTTAAAGGCTGAGGCTTGGCCGATTTTTGCGCCGAGCACTTCTATTTTCAGGCCGCACTCCCCGAGTCCGCGCAGCTCTTCGGCCCCGGGGCCGGAGACGTAGACCGAGGCGCGCGCCAGCTTGGTCGCCGAGCCGATGATGCAGCCGTCGACAAAGGCCGTCTGCGCCGGCGCGAGCGCCTCTGCGACGGCGGCGGCCGTCATCGGAGAGATCGCGTTGGCGTCGAGATAGAGACAATCCTTCCTTCCGACCTTTGCCAGCGCCTTGCCGACCTGCGCGGCGATCTTCCGCGCCGCGGAGGGAACGACGATGGAAACAATGAGATCGGCATCCGAGACCAGCCGCCGAAGCGGCACCGACTCGACGCCGGCGTTCTCCGCCCGTTTTTGCGTGATCTCGCTCCGGCCTCGAGACGAAGTCAGCACCTCGAGTCCATGTTCCTTCAAAAGCTTGGCCCAGTGATAGCCCATCTCGCCGATGCTCAGGATGCCGATTTTTTGAAACGCCGCCACCTTCATTCTCCTTTTTTCGGGCCGTTGATAACGTCGATCATCTGCCTGAGGCGCCCGAAGTTGCGTCGGTTAAACGGCACCAGGAGACGATTGAGCGCCAAAGTAGCCGGCGGCTCATCCGCTTCTTCGGGCAGTGGGCCGGCCGCGCGAATCTCGCCGCCGGTCAGGATGTCGCGGAAATCACGATTCAACTTCGCGAGAAGCGAGGGCGTGGGAGAATGAATCAAA
Proteins encoded:
- a CDS encoding DUF1932 domain-containing protein yields the protein MAAFQKIGILSIGEMGYHWAKLLKEHGLEVLTSSRGRSEITQKRAENAGVESVPLRRLVSDADLIVSIVVPSAARKIAAQVGKALAKVGRKDCLYLDANAISPMTAAAVAEALAPAQTAFVDGCIIGSATKLARASVYVSGPGAEELRGLGECGLKIEVLGAKIGQASAFKIVYAGLTKGLQGLLTELLLGARKFDLLQEIMRRYEESFPGLVGKVGGSIAALPIHAGRRAEEMRELRQTFRYHGLEAVIAPATAKILEQIAALDCGRPSDTGGREGDLLETLELFYQRGLLQKRD
- a CDS encoding thiamine pyrophosphate-dependent enzyme translates to MEKKRAEYGSDVIVDLMKAFDIEYAAFNPGATFRGIHDSIVNYGGNYMPEVIFCNHEEISVAVAHGYAKAKGKPMIAIAHDMVGLQHASMAIFNAYIDRVPVMVLGGTGPMNTKRRRPRIDWIHTALVQGNQVRDYVKWDDQPYSLADVPDSFIRGYRLATTEPMAPVYINYDADIQEDALTSQLEIPDVRRYAPLAPMQANPEALRKAAELLVNAQAPLIIADTLGRNPKTVPALVALAELLAIPVVDKGARFNFPTTHPLDATDGARELLKNADVILALDVADLYGSLTTVSKQTRACEYVTSPGVKLVSISMNDMLVHSWAGDYHALQALDLPMCADTSVAVPELTRLCRELLGSDGKNKGRIEARQKELGEKHKTRRAKWRADAEAKSSLKQVSTAWLALELGEAIKKEDWVLVNGTSNGWARRLWDFTKPNQYLGASGGAGVGYGSGAAIGAALALKDSGKLSIDIQADGDLLMTSSSLWTAAKHKIPLLIVMHNNQSFYNSEEHGIEVAKFRKRPVENAGIGTHVDDPAVDFAKIAEGFGVHAEGPIANPADVRPAIERALKFVKEKKLPALVDVIAEPR